CGGACCCCTCTCAAACACCCTGTCCTAAAATTAGCCTTTCCCTATTTTGTACACGCCGTATGATACGAACACTGATTTCGTACATGTAGGTGCACGTATGTCCCGCATTTTCGTCTATGCCCGTGTCAGCACTGCTGACCAACATACTGATAACCAGATACAAGAAGTTGTTGCGGCGGGCTTTGCTGTAAATCAACGGCGGATCGTAACAGAGCACATCAGCGGCAGTGTAGCAGCGCTTGAGCGTCCGCAGTTTGCCAGACTGCTGGATCGCCTGGAGCCCGGAGATATATTGATCGTGACCAAGCTGGATAGGCTGGGTCGCAATGCCATGGATGTTCGGGCCACCATAGAACTTCTGGCAGAAGATGGTATCCATGTTCATTGCCTGGCATTGGGAGGTGCGGATCTGACCAGCCCTGCAGGCCGGATGACGATGATGGTGATGAATGCGGTCGCGGAGTTTGAGCGAGATTTGCTGATAGAGCGCACTCAGGCAGGTCTGGCAAGAGCGCGTGCCGAAGGGAAGAGGCTAGGGCGCCCACCGGCATTGAGTGACGAAGATCAGGTCAAAGTCATTGACCGCTTAGCGGCAGGAGTGTCTGTCGCTCAGGTGGCACGAAATTTTGGGACTACCCGGCAGTCGATCATGCGGATCAGGGCAAAGCAGTTGGAGTATCACAACATGGGGCAAGATCTATCAGGTGGAGCTTGAGAGCGCTTGAACGACATAGGGTGTACTACCCATAAATGAAAAAAGGTGGAGCTATAAGCTCCAAGTACTACGACAACATCAAATGTTGAAGGGCTAGCCGCTGCCTAACCTTCCCACTACTTGCCCTTTACAGGCTGACCATGGGGGGTGCTACGCGG
This Pokkaliibacter sp. MBI-7 DNA region includes the following protein-coding sequences:
- a CDS encoding recombinase family protein; translated protein: MSRIFVYARVSTADQHTDNQIQEVVAAGFAVNQRRIVTEHISGSVAALERPQFARLLDRLEPGDILIVTKLDRLGRNAMDVRATIELLAEDGIHVHCLALGGADLTSPAGRMTMMVMNAVAEFERDLLIERTQAGLARARAEGKRLGRPPALSDEDQVKVIDRLAAGVSVAQVARNFGTTRQSIMRIRAKQLEYHNMGQDLSGGA